One part of the Lotus japonicus ecotype B-129 chromosome 2, LjGifu_v1.2 genome encodes these proteins:
- the LOC130736081 gene encoding uncharacterized protein LOC130736081 codes for MFSPDVINKALGRSVAAVVDEESSLDVVAKELTAGKVQKWPKKKLLSTGNLSVKYAILNRIGTVNWVPTQHTSAISATLARLIYKIGNMISVDFGTFVFEQTLKHAETCTVKLPISFPSLITEIIMQQHLKIGRDDEEAMPKGGPISLDHRLLYGPHVADIAVPSSRTFASAPVSKAGRRVVIDELQAVSKALQETITTSTARKAKVDELLLKLQEEEDQEGETSATPAAAADTSTDEEEGSDENGEETTEESSSDD; via the coding sequence ATGTTTTCTCCTGATGTGATCAACAAggcacttggaagaagtgttGCTGCAGTTGTTGATGAAGAGTCATCCTTGGATGTAGTTGCCAAGGAACTCACTGCTGGGAAGGTTCAGAAATGGCCCAAGAAGAAGCTTTTGTCCACTGGGaatctcagtgtgaagtatgcaatccttaacaggattggtacTGTGAATTGGGTCCCTACCCAACATACCTCTGCCATCTCTGCCACTCTTGCCAGGTTAATTTACAAGATTGGTAATATGATTTCTGTTGATTTTGgtacttttgtgtttgagcagacctTGAAGCATGCAGAGACATGTACTGTGAAGTTGCCTATCTCTTTTCCATCTCTGATCACAGAGATCATTATGCAACAACATCTCAAGATTGGCAGGGATGATGAGGAGGCTATGCCCAAAGGTGGTCCTATCAGTTTGGACCATCGTTTGCTTTATGGGCCTCATGTCGCAGACATTGCTGTGCCATCCAGCAGGACATTTGCATCTGCTCCTGTGAGCAAGGCTGGAAGAAGGGTTGTTATTGATGAATTGCAGGCTGTGTCTAAGGCTCTTCAAGAGACTATCACTACAAGCACTGCAAGGAAGGCCAAGGTggatgagttgttgctcaaGCTTCAAGAGGAAGAGGACCAAGAGGGTGAGACAAGTGCTACCCCTGCTGCTGCTGCAGATACAAgcactgatgaagaggaaggatCTGATGAGAATGGAGAAGAAACTACGGAGGAATCCAGTTCTGATGATTAA